In Formosa haliotis, the sequence GAAGTTGGTGAAGCCTTACCAATTCATGCCCAGTTTGATGGTGAAACATTGTTTTTACGCGGTGATAAATCAGAATATATTGCGCTTCAAGATGAAAGCATCATAAAAACTCATTTTCCAAACGCCAAAATAGTGACCATAAAAAATGCTGGACACTGGTTACATGCCGAAAATCCAGAAGATTTTTTTCAAGCGGTTATCCATTTTATTAAATAGAAGTTTATCTTTACTAGAACTAAATTTTAACTACTTCTAAATGAAACGCTTTGTATTATATCTGTTTGTTTTGTTTGCTATAAATATTTTTGCACAGAACAAGCATGAAGATGGTCCTTTTAAAGAATATTACAAAAATGGAACGTTAAAAGCAGAAGGCACCTATAAATCAGATAAGAAGATAGGACGATGGCAGTATTATTACGATAATGGTCAAATCGAAAAAGAGGATATGTTTTTACCTAATGGAAGTTGGTCTGGATTGAGCCGAACGTATACCCAAGCAGGTGTTTTAAAAAGTGAAACTAAAACTGATCCTGCAGAACACGGAAGTTATATTGAAAAGGAGTTTTTTGGCGACGGAAGTGTTCATCGAGAATTTATATTGAAATCTGTTGAAGGCAAAAATTATCAAACCAGAAAAGGACCTTATAAGGAGTATTATGCCAATGGTAATATTAAGGTTGAATGTATGTTAGATCAAGGAAATGTAGTTGGTGTGTGGAAACAGTATTATCCTACCACAGAATTAGAGTGGGAAGTTAATTATACAAATGGTTATAAACAAGGAAGCTATAAACAGTACTATACTGATGGAACCGTTCAAATTGAAGGGACTACTGATTTAGATTTGAAAGATGGAGAGGAACAAAGGTTTGATACTGAAGGGAAGAGTGTTCAGAAATTAAAATATAAAAAAGGGGTGCTTAAAAATAGCTCAAAAAATGCCGATGCAATTATCGCTAATATTCCTGATGGCGTATTAGAAAAAGTGCCTGTGTATCCAGGTTGCGAAACGGTATTGGGGAATATGGCTAGGAGAAAATGTATGTCTTTAGAAATTTCTAAATTTGTAGCAGGAAAATTTAATACCACTTTTGCAGGAGATACTAATTTAAAGGGTGTTCAGAAAATTTATGTCATTTTTAAGATCAATGAAACAGGTAATGTTGTAGATATCCGGTCTCGAGCAGAGCATAAAGCATTTGAGGCTGAAGCAATTCGTGTATTAGCTTTATTACCAAAAATGAAACCAGGTTATGTTTATGGAAAGCCGGTAGAAGTGCCGTATAGCCTGCCAATAGTTTTTAAAATATAATTTTAATACATCTTAAAATATAGAGTTAGAGTATGAAACAAATCATTAAATTTTTATTAAACGCCTTATTGGTAGTTTTACTGGCTAATTTTTTTTCAGGAATACATGTCGATGGGTTTATGACAGGGTTGCTTGTTGTACTAGTATTAGCCATTTTAGATTTTTTAGTAAAGCCTATTTTAAAAATATTAACGTTTCCCATTACCGTGGTAACTTTCGGGTTATTTCTGTTTGTTATTAATGGGTTAATTATATTATTGGCGAGTAAATTGGTAAGCGGTTTTCATGTCGATTCTATTTGGTCTGGTATCCTGTTTAGTATTTTATTGGCCATACTTCAATCTGTAATAGCCGGTCTTATAGGAGACGATAAAAAATAGTCTGAAATACAAGACGTTAAAAACTTTGTAGGGTTGTAAAAATGTTTTATTTTTGCAGCCCGTTTTTAATTAGAAAAATCAAGGAGAATCTGTAAGTTTTACACTAAAAAACACAGAAACTTTATGTTAAATGCCCAAGCTGGGTTTTATATCATTTAAAATGAATATTACAAGAGAGAACATCGATGCATTAAATGCTGTAGTAAAAGTTGATATCGCTAAAGAAGATTATAGTGATAAAGTAGAAAAAATCTTATCAGATTATCGCAAAACAGCTAACATTCCTGGATTTAGAAAAGGGCATGTGCCAATGGGAATGGTAAAAAAACAGTACGGTAAAGCAGTTTTAGTAGATGAGGTAAATAAATTACTTCAAGACGCATTAAACAAATATTTAACCGAAGAAAAATTAGATGTTTTAGGTCAGCCACTTCCTAAAGCTCAAGATGCTATAGATTGGGATTCTGATGCATTTTCATTCGAATTTGAATTAGGTTTAACTCCAGAATTCGATGTAGAATTAAAAGGTAAAAAAGCAATTACACAATACAATATTGTTGCCGATGATAAAATGATCGACGAACAAATTGAGCGCATCCAAAAACAATACGGAAAATTAGTATCTCAAGATATTGTAGAAGAAGACAGTGAAATTACTGGAACTTTTAAAAACGAAGAGAAGGAAATTGAAAACACCATTACGTTAACTTTAGATAAATTAAAAGGAAAAGCAAATCCAAAGAAATTTATTGGA encodes:
- a CDS encoding phage holin family protein, giving the protein MKQIIKFLLNALLVVLLANFFSGIHVDGFMTGLLVVLVLAILDFLVKPILKILTFPITVVTFGLFLFVINGLIILLASKLVSGFHVDSIWSGILFSILLAILQSVIAGLIGDDKK
- a CDS encoding energy transducer TonB, giving the protein MKRFVLYLFVLFAINIFAQNKHEDGPFKEYYKNGTLKAEGTYKSDKKIGRWQYYYDNGQIEKEDMFLPNGSWSGLSRTYTQAGVLKSETKTDPAEHGSYIEKEFFGDGSVHREFILKSVEGKNYQTRKGPYKEYYANGNIKVECMLDQGNVVGVWKQYYPTTELEWEVNYTNGYKQGSYKQYYTDGTVQIEGTTDLDLKDGEEQRFDTEGKSVQKLKYKKGVLKNSSKNADAIIANIPDGVLEKVPVYPGCETVLGNMARRKCMSLEISKFVAGKFNTTFAGDTNLKGVQKIYVIFKINETGNVVDIRSRAEHKAFEAEAIRVLALLPKMKPGYVYGKPVEVPYSLPIVFKI